One window of the Lepisosteus oculatus isolate fLepOcu1 chromosome 24, fLepOcu1.hap2, whole genome shotgun sequence genome contains the following:
- the lrrc8aa gene encoding leucine rich repeat containing 8 VRAC subunit Aa, whose protein sequence is MIPITELRYFADTQPAYRILKPWWDVFTDYISIVMLMIAVFGGTLQVTQDKMICLPCKWVVNKTCDPFSPKKYINSSVRPSPLVYEPKGIQYDLDRHQYNYVDAVCYENKLHWFAKYFPYLVLLHTLIFLACSNFWFKFPRTSSKLEHFVSILLKCFDSPWTTRALSETVVEESDPKPALGKMNGSMDKKASSVSEDVEASVPMLQRTKSRIEQGIVDRSETGVLDKKEGEQAKALFEKVKKFRTHVEEGDIVYRLYIRQTIIKVIKFILIICYTGYYVNNIKFDVDCSVDIENLTGYQMYRCAHPLATLFKILASFYISLVVVYGLICMYTLCWMLRRSLKKYSFESIREESSYSDIPDVKNDFAFMLHMIDQYDPLYSKRFAVFLSEVSENKLRQLNLNNEWTLDKLRQRITKNSHDKLELHLFMLSGIPDTVFDLLELEVLKLELIPDVTIPPIIAQLTNLKEMWLYHTPAKIEAPALAFLRENLKSLHIKFTDIKEIPLWIYSLKNLSELHLTGNLSAENNRYIVIDGLRELKRLKVLRLKSNLTKLPQVVTDVGVHLQKLSVNNEGTKLMVLNSLKKMVNLTELELIRCDLERIPHSIFSLHNLQEIDLKDNNLKTIEEIISFQHLHRLVCLKLWYNQIAYIPIQIGTLTNLERLYLNRNKIEKIPSQLFFCRKLRFLDLSHNNLTYIPADIGFLQNLQYFAVTANRIENLPPELFQCKKLRTLNLGNNCLQSLPSRFGELTSLTQLELRGNRLECLPVELGECRLLKRSGVIVEEDLFNTLPSEVKEQLWRADKEQA, encoded by the exons ATGATTCCCATCACTGAGCTCCGTTACTTTGCTGACACCCAGCCTGCTTACCGGATCCTGAAGCCATGGTGGGATGTCTTCACCGACTACATCTCCATCGTCATGCTGATGATCGCTGTCTTTGGGGGAACGCTGCAGGTGACTCAGGACAAAATGATCTGCCTCCCTTGTAAATGGGTGGTCAACAAAACCTGCGACCCCTTCTCACCCAAAAAGTACATAAACAGTAGTGTTCGTCCTTCCCCCCTGGTCTACGAGCCCAAAGGGATCCAGTATGACCTGGATCGACACCAGTACAACTATGTGGATGCTGTTTGTTACGAGAACAAACTGCACTGGTTTGCAAAGTATTTCCCTTATTTGGTTTTACTCCACACTCTAATCTTCCTGGCTTGCAGTAACTTCTGGTTCAAGTTCCCCAGGACTAGCTCCAAACTAGAGCATTTTGTATCCATCTTACTCAAGTGCTTTGACTCCCCTTGGACAACACGTGCTCTGTCCGAGACCGTGGTGGAGGAGAGTGATCCAAAACCGGCCTTGGGGAAAATGAATGGATCCATGGATAAGAAGGCTTCCTCTGTCAGTGAGGACGTGGAAGCCAGTGTGCCCATGCTGCAGAGGACTAAGTCTCGCATTGAGCAAGGGATTGTAGATCGCTCAGAGACGGGAGTCTTGGACAAAAAAGAGGGAGAGCAAGCGAAAGCCCTGTTTGAGAAGGTAAAGAAATTCCGCACGCATGTTGAGGAGGGTGACATTGTCTATAGGCTCTACATCAGGCAAACTATTATCAAAGTAATCAAGTTTATTCTCATAATTTGCTACACTGGTTACTATGTGAACAATATTAAATTTGATGTGGACTGCAGTGTTGATATCGAGAACCTCACAGGATATCAGATGTACCGCTGTGCTCATCCCTTGGCCACCCTCTTTAAAATCCTGGCATCCTTCTACATCAGTCTGGTGGTGGTCTATGGCTTAATCTGTATGTATACCCTCTGCTGGATGCTGCGGCGTTCTTTAAAGAAGTACTCCTTTGAATCAATCAGGGAGGAGAGCAGCTACAGTGACATTCCCGATGTAAAGAATGACTTTGCTTTTATGCTACACATGATTGACCAGTATGACCCCCTGTACTCGAAACGTTTTGCAGTCTTCCTTTCCGAGGTGAGCGAGAACAAGCTGCGCCAGCTCAATCTCAATAACGAAtggaccttggacaagctgcgTCAGAGGATCACCAAGAACTCCCATGATAAGCTGGAGCTACATCTCTTCATGCTCAGTGGAATACCCGACACGGTATTTGATCTCCTGGAATTGGAAGTCCTCAAGCTGGAGCTAATCCCGGATGTTACAATTCCGCCGATCATTGCCCAGCTCACTAATTTGAAGGAAATGTGGCTGTATCACACTCCTGCTAAAATTGAAGCTCCTGCTTTGGCCTTCCTGAGGGAAAACCTGAAATCCTTGCATATCAAGTTCACAGACATTAAGGAGATCCCACTCTGGATCTACAGCCTAAAAAACTTGAGTGAGCTGCACCTGACTGGTAACCTGAGTGCCGAGAACAACCGTTACATCGTCATCGATGGCCTGCGGGAACTCAAGAGACTCAAAGTGCTGAGGCTGAAGAGCAACCTGACGAAGCTCCCCCAGGTGGTGACGGATGTGGGAGTCCATCTCCAAAAGCTGTCCGTCAACAACGAGGGCACCAAGCTGATGGTGCTCAACAGCCTCAAGAAAATGGTCAACCTGACGGAACTTGAGCTGATCCGCTGTGACCTGGAGCGTATCCCTCACTCCATCTTCAGCCTTCACAACCTCCAGGAGATCGACCTGAAGGACAACAATCTGAAGACCATCGAGGAAATCATTAGCTTCCAGCACCTTCACCGTCTTGTTTGCCTTAAACTCTGGTACAACCAAATTGCCTACATCCCCATCCAGATTGGCACACTCACCAACTTGGAGCGGCTCTACCTGAACCGCAACAAGATCGAGAAGATCCCTAGCCAGCTCTTCTTCTGTCGGAAGCTGAGGTTCCTGGACCTGAGTCACAACAACCTGACATACATTCCAGCAGACATCGGCTTCTTACAGAACCTCCAGTACTTTGCTGTGACTGCAAATAGG ATTGAGAATCTCCCTCCCGAACTGTTCCAGTGCAAGAAGCTGCGAACCCTCAACTTGGGGAACAACTGCCTGCAGTCTCTTCCCTCGCGTTTCGGGGAGCTGACCAGCCTGACCCAGCTGGAGTTACGCGGGAACAGGCTGGAGTGTCTGCCGGTGGAGCTCGGGGAGTGCCGGCTGCTCAAGCGCAGTGGGGTCATCGTGGAGGAGGACCTCTTCAACACCCTGCCCTCCGAGGTCAAGGAGCAGCTTTGGAGGGCCGACAAGGAGCAGGCCTGA